From a single Stackebrandtia endophytica genomic region:
- the lipB gene encoding lipoyl(octanoyl) transferase LipB, whose product MTTTSSLTIQKPGLVGYEDAWELQKQLQQQRIDDQLDDTVLLLEHPSVYTAGRRTEAWALPQDGTPVVEVDRGGQITWHGPGQIVGYPIIKLSKPIDVVKYVRRVERMLMNVCAEFGVDTIQVSDRTGVWLPADDRGPERKIAALGVRVRWAVTMHGFALNCNCDMTCFDRIAPCAITDAGVTSLSRELDRDVTIDEVMPVVEAHLPEILES is encoded by the coding sequence GTGACCACAACGTCATCGTTGACTATTCAAAAGCCCGGCCTGGTCGGTTACGAGGACGCCTGGGAACTGCAGAAGCAGCTGCAACAACAGCGCATCGACGACCAGCTCGACGACACCGTGCTGCTGTTGGAGCATCCCAGCGTCTACACCGCGGGTCGCCGCACCGAGGCCTGGGCCCTTCCGCAGGACGGAACCCCCGTCGTCGAAGTCGACCGAGGGGGGCAGATCACCTGGCACGGCCCCGGCCAGATCGTCGGGTACCCGATCATCAAACTCAGCAAACCCATCGACGTCGTCAAATACGTCCGTCGGGTGGAACGCATGCTGATGAACGTGTGCGCCGAGTTCGGCGTCGACACCATCCAGGTGTCCGACCGCACCGGTGTCTGGTTGCCCGCCGACGACCGTGGTCCCGAGCGCAAGATCGCGGCCCTCGGCGTCCGAGTGCGTTGGGCGGTGACCATGCACGGATTCGCGCTGAACTGCAACTGCGACATGACCTGTTTCGACCGGATCGCGCCCTGCGCCATCACCGACGCCGGGGTCACCTCGCTCAGTCGGGAGCTCGATCGCGACGTCACCATCGACGAGGTCATGCCCGTCGTGGAGGCGCATCTCCCCGAGATCCTGGAATCCTGA
- the aspS gene encoding aspartate--tRNA(Asn) ligase — MSLSMTTPSPAATDRPPRALSNELAAQVGRRVRIAGWLHRRRQLKSVAFAIVRDRAGLAQVVLRDGRELLAELPEETVIEVTGTVTANEVAPGGVELTEPEVVVLGSAEAPPFDLYRPRLNATLPTVLDNAAVSLRHPARKAAFEIAAAAVAGFRRHLTGDGFTEVHTPKIVGSATESGANVFRLDYFGRRGYLAQSPQFYKQTLVGVFERVFEVGPVFRAEPHDTVRHLAQYTSLDVELGFIESHVDVVRVLSDVVAAMFSGIEERAGHALEVLGISLPRHSGEIPRIHFSDAMELLGRLTGEDLTGATDLAPAHERRLGEWAAAAHGSDFLVVSGYPMSKRPFYTAPELGRPGYSDSFDLLFRGTEMVTGGRRLHQYADYLAALAERGESPQSYEGYLSVFRHGMPPHGGFAIGLERFVSQLVGATNIREVTLFPRDLHRLTP, encoded by the coding sequence ATGTCCCTTTCCATGACCACGCCGAGCCCCGCGGCCACCGATCGACCGCCCAGGGCGTTGTCGAACGAGTTGGCCGCCCAGGTGGGTAGGCGAGTGAGAATCGCCGGTTGGCTGCATCGCCGCCGTCAATTGAAATCGGTGGCGTTCGCCATCGTGCGTGACCGTGCCGGGCTTGCTCAGGTGGTGTTGCGCGACGGCCGTGAGTTGTTGGCGGAACTGCCCGAGGAGACCGTCATCGAGGTGACCGGGACGGTTACCGCCAACGAGGTCGCCCCCGGCGGCGTCGAGCTCACCGAACCCGAGGTGGTGGTGCTCGGCTCGGCCGAAGCGCCGCCCTTCGACCTGTACCGGCCGCGTTTGAACGCCACGCTGCCGACCGTCCTGGACAACGCGGCGGTGTCGTTGCGGCATCCGGCGCGAAAGGCCGCGTTCGAGATCGCGGCCGCCGCGGTGGCGGGGTTTCGCCGTCACCTGACCGGGGACGGTTTCACCGAGGTTCACACGCCCAAGATCGTCGGCTCGGCCACCGAGTCCGGGGCGAACGTGTTCCGGTTGGACTACTTCGGTCGACGGGGATACCTGGCGCAGAGTCCACAGTTCTACAAGCAGACGCTGGTCGGCGTGTTCGAGCGGGTCTTCGAGGTGGGCCCGGTGTTTCGGGCCGAACCCCATGACACCGTTCGGCACCTGGCGCAGTACACCTCGCTCGACGTCGAGCTGGGGTTCATTGAATCCCATGTGGACGTCGTGAGGGTGCTGAGTGACGTCGTCGCCGCGATGTTCTCCGGTATCGAGGAACGCGCCGGCCATGCGCTTGAAGTTCTTGGTATATCGCTGCCGAGGCATTCCGGTGAGATCCCGCGAATCCATTTCAGCGACGCCATGGAGCTGCTGGGCCGCCTGACCGGCGAGGACCTCACCGGTGCCACCGACCTGGCGCCGGCACACGAACGCCGGTTGGGGGAGTGGGCCGCGGCCGCGCACGGCAGCGACTTCCTGGTCGTCTCCGGGTATCCGATGAGCAAACGCCCGTTCTACACCGCACCGGAACTCGGTCGGCCAGGCTACAGCGACTCGTTCGACCTGCTGTTCCGCGGCACCGAGATGGTGACCGGTGGCCGGCGACTGCATCAGTACGCCGACTACCTGGCGGCACTGGCCGAGCGCGGCGAGAGTCCACAGTCCTATGAGGGGTACCTGTCGGTCTTCCGGCACGGTATGCCGCCCCACGGCGGATTCGCGATCGGGCTGGAACGGTTCGTGTCGCAATTGGTCGGTGCGACCAACATCAGGGAGGTCACCCTCTTTCCGAGGGACCTGCACCGTTTGACTCCGTAG
- a CDS encoding protein kinase domain-containing protein has translation MNTTAITLIDGRFQIERALGSGMSEVYRAIDTHADPASADRHVALKVVRLRSILPSEQDQLRNLIERFEREIDIVRKLSHAGLPRIVQSGEDQEIGQPYLAMEFVEGMALNALIDEGEQLPIRAVAGIVGQVTATLQAAHRADILHRDIKPSNAMLQPDGRVRLLDFGIGRFLNAPNLPQLTESGMTLGTTRYMSPEHARGRDLSVKSDLYSLGCLLYELLCGQPPFTEGTSNDIMNAHIEQEPTAISLMRSDIPDALSELVDGLLSKDPADRPEDAPAVLETLQIVVRDTPVQPLPRLIKVDPADQFRHATGDLPSVELVEQGDIRERSVSQVSGMNVFEVHARLIEKYRSFTAGGVIVKDPRIKNWVHNDMARGNQWPAPYLSLNPFFASGGRVDELVAAEVLHPECSRIFQTGKSEGVDGTPITLHMHQRQALEAAQTGESYVLTTGTGSGKSLAYIVPIVDKVLRDRSNDPAPGVRAIIVYPMNALANSQKQELEKYLSTGYADGSEPVSFARYTGQESQAERDAIYQNPPDILLTNYVMLELLLTRPDDRKKLIHMASGLQFLVFDELHTYRGRQGADVAWLIRRVKDACQAPEVQCVGTSATMSTEGSVADQRAAVAGVASTLFGRPIAPERIIGETLIRATDEGPTTVSLERIRTPAAPGAYRDLIADPLARWVESRFGLRSSEEGELVRQEPVTVEVAAEELAITTGADTKACEAAIRKTLLAGSKATNPETGRPLFAFRLHQFVSKGDNVYVTIEPEMSREITRSYQVEYPGGDGKVLIPVSFCRDCGQEYLTVQRVRDVATNRYSYRPNRDADAVDGDFVRAGYLYISQDNPWPSDQQEVLRRRLLPESWLESDRSGNEDVKPNFRKRMPIPVTVNPQGQESSDGLAAAFMPDAFRFCLHCGVTHEKRGKDFGKLAAFNQEGRSSATSLISATIVEELQRFPDTALTPEAKKLLSFVDNRQDAALQAGHFNDFVQVVQLRSALYHALAKAEDHELTSEEIANKVADTIGVSWQEYSGKPELAQRMAVQAGKVFRQVLNFRLHVDLQRGWRVTMPNLEQTGLLSIDYGDLDAVAHQDGRWASSHAALRDADGELRSELMRTVLDEMRRSLAVDANCLETEQFETLQRASEHRLAQPWQLDETDAPKQATVVPMASFKGADPAYVFMSGLGKVGRYLKRRLNDPDLRRDDIEAVISDLLKTMEAAGLVVAVQPQPATRDPRHRAPDIVGYRVDTQALIWRLGDGKHGPHDRLAATREGGQRPPVNKFFVELYQRSADALSGLVAHEHTAQVAPEDREQREQAFRDGDLKLLYCSPTMELGVDIASLNSVLLRNVPPTPANYAQRSGRAGRSGQQALVVTYCATGNSHDQYYFKRRSRMVAGAVAPPRLDLCNEDLVLSHVQAIWLAETGISLRGSIADHVTITAIDQDGSTSDTPMVLDPDTQAEITNPAALQRTERIASAILAPMLSELAETTWWDDTWLSRKVRSIPGRFDRAFDRWRDLYRAATFDQREQNLRRINYDLKPKERDAAKKRRDEAEAQLNLLRNSAPGKSIMSDFNPYRYLASEGFLPGYSFPRLPLAAFVPKRGFDGDYLQRPRFLAIREFGPDALVYHEGSRYQVVRIQLPADTSGSLTTGTAKRCEGCGYWHDPEDRSDNCELCSGKLGVETTNLLQLQTVYTRKRERISSDEEERRRAGYQLVTSYRFNTHGERAGRADALVSDEQGDLATVVYGDSATVRVANLRRAGAPTDEPDGYWLDPFTGRWMSKKQAEDAVGNVTELADADDDVRMKQRVIPYVEDTRNVAVLRLTDRLPADDALTLMYALERGIEAGYELEDSELAAELPAGDNLSTGFLLFVESAEGGAGVLRRLQAERGALAYAAAEALRICHFDAATGADLNPDCARGCYDCLLAYSNQHNHDRIDRHKVVDLLRRLTSALTTQTGADETRTGQQQRLDDLSDSSLEREWLDFVKSGGWRLPDQAQVLVPDASARPDYVYRLPGAPLAVFVDGPHHDSTQAAQRDAEAQDRLLDAGWDVVRFSHRDDWESILGRHPSYFGTGSTASG, from the coding sequence GTGAACACAACCGCAATTACCTTGATCGATGGCCGCTTCCAGATCGAACGGGCCCTGGGAAGTGGAATGAGCGAGGTCTATCGAGCCATCGACACCCACGCCGACCCGGCCAGCGCGGACCGCCATGTGGCACTGAAGGTCGTACGCCTGCGATCTATCCTTCCCAGCGAGCAAGACCAGCTGAGAAATCTGATCGAGCGTTTTGAGCGTGAGATCGACATCGTGAGAAAACTCAGCCATGCCGGTCTGCCGCGCATCGTCCAGTCTGGCGAAGATCAGGAGATCGGCCAGCCATATCTCGCGATGGAATTCGTCGAAGGTATGGCGTTGAACGCTTTGATCGACGAAGGCGAACAGCTTCCCATCCGAGCGGTGGCCGGAATCGTCGGACAGGTAACCGCGACGCTCCAAGCGGCACACCGGGCCGACATCCTGCACCGCGACATCAAACCCAGCAACGCCATGTTGCAGCCCGATGGGCGAGTCAGACTGCTGGATTTCGGGATCGGCCGGTTTCTCAACGCCCCCAATCTGCCTCAATTGACCGAGTCGGGCATGACGCTGGGAACGACTCGTTATATGTCCCCAGAACATGCCAGGGGCCGTGATCTTTCGGTAAAGAGCGACCTGTACAGCCTGGGCTGCCTGTTGTATGAACTGCTATGTGGACAACCACCGTTCACTGAGGGCACCTCCAACGACATCATGAACGCGCACATCGAGCAGGAACCTACCGCTATATCACTGATGCGCAGCGATATCCCAGACGCGCTGTCCGAGCTGGTGGATGGATTGCTCTCAAAGGATCCGGCCGATCGCCCGGAGGACGCTCCGGCTGTACTGGAGACGCTTCAAATCGTTGTCCGGGATACTCCCGTCCAACCGCTTCCCCGCTTGATCAAGGTCGACCCCGCCGACCAGTTCCGGCACGCCACTGGAGACCTGCCGAGTGTCGAGCTCGTCGAACAGGGTGACATCAGGGAGCGCTCCGTCTCCCAGGTGTCTGGGATGAACGTGTTCGAGGTCCATGCTCGCCTGATCGAGAAGTATCGGTCCTTCACCGCAGGGGGCGTCATCGTTAAGGACCCTCGAATCAAGAACTGGGTTCACAACGATATGGCGCGCGGTAACCAATGGCCCGCACCGTATCTCTCCCTGAACCCGTTCTTCGCTTCCGGCGGACGTGTCGACGAGTTGGTTGCCGCAGAGGTGTTGCATCCAGAGTGCTCGCGGATCTTCCAAACCGGGAAGTCTGAAGGCGTTGACGGCACTCCTATCACCCTGCACATGCATCAACGCCAGGCGTTGGAGGCCGCCCAGACCGGTGAATCCTATGTACTGACCACTGGTACCGGGTCAGGCAAGTCTCTGGCCTATATTGTGCCCATAGTGGATAAGGTCTTGCGTGACCGGTCCAATGACCCGGCACCTGGCGTTCGCGCGATCATCGTCTACCCCATGAACGCCCTGGCCAACAGTCAGAAACAGGAGCTGGAAAAGTATCTGTCGACGGGGTACGCCGACGGATCCGAGCCGGTCAGTTTCGCTCGCTATACCGGCCAGGAGTCGCAAGCCGAGCGCGACGCGATCTATCAGAATCCGCCTGACATTCTGCTGACGAACTATGTGATGTTGGAGTTGTTGCTGACCCGGCCTGATGATCGCAAGAAGCTGATCCACATGGCCTCAGGACTTCAGTTCCTCGTATTCGACGAGCTGCACACCTACCGAGGCAGGCAAGGGGCGGACGTCGCCTGGCTGATTCGCCGCGTCAAGGATGCCTGTCAGGCTCCTGAAGTCCAGTGTGTCGGCACCTCCGCGACCATGTCGACGGAGGGCAGTGTGGCCGATCAGCGCGCGGCGGTGGCAGGGGTCGCCAGTACACTCTTCGGGCGACCGATCGCACCGGAGCGGATAATCGGGGAAACATTGATTCGGGCCACGGACGAAGGTCCGACAACAGTCAGCCTGGAACGCATCAGGACCCCGGCGGCGCCCGGCGCGTACCGTGACCTGATCGCGGATCCATTGGCCCGTTGGGTGGAGTCCCGTTTCGGGCTGCGGAGCTCCGAGGAAGGCGAGCTGGTTCGCCAGGAGCCGGTGACAGTCGAGGTGGCGGCCGAAGAACTGGCGATCACCACTGGTGCCGACACCAAAGCATGCGAGGCCGCTATACGCAAGACCCTGCTGGCCGGATCCAAGGCGACCAACCCCGAGACCGGTCGTCCGCTGTTCGCGTTCCGGTTGCACCAGTTCGTCTCCAAGGGCGACAACGTCTATGTCACCATCGAGCCCGAGATGAGTCGAGAGATCACTCGTAGCTACCAGGTCGAATACCCCGGCGGGGACGGGAAGGTCCTGATCCCGGTGTCATTCTGCCGTGACTGTGGCCAGGAGTATCTGACTGTTCAGCGAGTACGCGACGTGGCCACCAATCGGTACTCGTACCGTCCCAACAGGGATGCTGACGCGGTCGACGGCGACTTCGTTCGGGCCGGTTACCTCTACATCAGCCAGGACAATCCTTGGCCCTCCGACCAGCAAGAGGTGCTACGTCGACGCCTGCTACCGGAGTCCTGGCTGGAATCGGACCGCTCGGGAAACGAGGATGTCAAACCCAACTTCCGCAAGCGGATGCCAATCCCGGTGACCGTGAACCCGCAGGGTCAGGAGAGCAGCGACGGCCTTGCTGCGGCGTTCATGCCCGACGCATTCCGGTTCTGTCTGCACTGTGGCGTCACTCATGAGAAGCGAGGCAAGGACTTCGGCAAGCTCGCAGCGTTCAACCAGGAGGGCCGTTCGTCGGCCACCTCCTTGATCTCGGCAACAATCGTGGAGGAACTCCAGCGATTTCCCGACACCGCGTTGACTCCTGAAGCAAAGAAATTGCTGTCGTTCGTGGACAATCGGCAGGACGCGGCGCTGCAGGCCGGCCATTTCAATGACTTCGTGCAGGTCGTGCAGTTGCGCAGCGCGCTCTATCACGCGCTGGCCAAGGCCGAGGATCACGAACTCACCAGTGAGGAAATCGCCAACAAGGTTGCCGACACGATCGGCGTGAGCTGGCAGGAGTACAGCGGTAAACCGGAGTTGGCGCAGCGGATGGCCGTCCAGGCGGGAAAAGTATTCCGTCAAGTGCTCAATTTCCGGTTGCACGTGGACCTGCAGCGCGGCTGGCGAGTCACGATGCCGAATCTAGAGCAGACCGGGCTGCTGTCCATCGATTACGGGGACCTCGACGCGGTCGCCCACCAGGACGGTCGCTGGGCATCCAGCCACGCCGCGCTTCGCGACGCCGACGGCGAGTTGCGCAGCGAACTGATGCGAACCGTCCTGGACGAGATGCGTCGCAGTTTGGCGGTCGATGCGAACTGCCTTGAAACAGAACAGTTCGAAACCCTGCAGCGGGCCAGCGAACACCGGCTGGCCCAGCCATGGCAGTTGGATGAGACCGATGCTCCCAAGCAGGCCACCGTTGTGCCGATGGCATCTTTCAAGGGCGCCGACCCGGCATATGTGTTCATGTCCGGGCTGGGAAAGGTTGGCAGGTACCTGAAACGGAGGCTTAACGACCCGGACCTGAGGCGGGACGATATCGAGGCGGTAATCAGCGATCTGTTGAAGACCATGGAAGCCGCCGGGCTGGTCGTTGCGGTGCAGCCCCAACCCGCGACCCGCGACCCACGGCATCGCGCACCGGACATCGTCGGATACCGCGTCGACACCCAGGCGTTGATCTGGCGGTTGGGCGATGGGAAGCACGGTCCGCACGATCGGTTGGCCGCCACTCGCGAAGGCGGACAACGTCCACCGGTCAATAAGTTCTTCGTCGAGCTCTATCAACGGTCCGCCGATGCGTTGTCGGGGCTTGTCGCCCATGAGCACACCGCGCAGGTTGCCCCAGAGGACCGGGAACAGCGCGAGCAGGCGTTCCGCGATGGTGATTTGAAGCTGTTGTACTGCTCCCCCACCATGGAACTGGGTGTCGACATCGCGTCGTTGAACTCAGTGTTGCTGCGGAATGTCCCGCCGACACCCGCTAATTACGCTCAACGGTCCGGCCGGGCGGGTCGCTCCGGACAGCAGGCGCTGGTAGTGACCTATTGCGCCACTGGGAACAGCCATGATCAGTACTATTTCAAGCGGCGGTCGCGCATGGTGGCCGGCGCGGTAGCGCCGCCTCGGCTTGATTTGTGCAATGAGGATCTCGTACTGTCCCATGTGCAGGCGATCTGGTTGGCAGAGACCGGTATTTCGTTGCGTGGCAGCATCGCCGATCACGTCACCATCACCGCGATAGACCAAGACGGCTCCACGTCAGACACACCGATGGTCCTCGACCCCGACACGCAAGCCGAAATCACCAATCCGGCTGCGCTGCAACGCACCGAACGTATCGCCAGCGCGATACTCGCACCGATGTTGTCCGAACTCGCCGAAACCACCTGGTGGGACGATACTTGGCTGTCCCGCAAAGTGCGGAGCATTCCCGGACGATTCGACCGGGCGTTCGATCGCTGGCGTGACCTGTACCGGGCGGCGACCTTTGATCAACGTGAGCAGAACCTCCGCCGCATCAACTACGACCTGAAGCCGAAGGAACGGGATGCGGCTAAGAAGCGACGCGATGAGGCCGAGGCCCAACTGAACCTGCTGCGCAACTCTGCGCCGGGAAAGTCAATCATGTCGGATTTCAATCCTTACCGGTATTTGGCCAGTGAGGGTTTCCTTCCGGGTTATTCGTTTCCCCGCTTGCCGTTGGCCGCGTTCGTTCCAAAGCGCGGCTTCGACGGCGATTACCTGCAGCGACCCCGTTTTCTGGCAATCCGGGAGTTCGGACCCGATGCGCTGGTCTATCACGAGGGCAGCCGGTATCAGGTGGTACGCATACAGCTGCCCGCCGACACCAGTGGCAGTCTCACCACTGGAACCGCGAAGCGCTGCGAGGGCTGCGGCTATTGGCACGACCCGGAAGACCGGTCGGACAACTGCGAACTGTGCAGCGGCAAGCTGGGTGTCGAGACCACGAATCTGCTCCAACTGCAAACGGTGTACACCCGCAAACGGGAACGAATCTCCTCCGATGAGGAGGAACGCCGCCGCGCGGGATACCAATTGGTGACGTCCTACCGGTTCAACACCCATGGAGAGCGCGCTGGCCGTGCCGATGCATTGGTCTCCGACGAACAGGGCGACCTCGCCACCGTGGTCTACGGTGATTCCGCGACGGTCCGGGTGGCCAACCTTCGCAGAGCCGGGGCGCCCACTGATGAACCGGATGGTTACTGGCTGGACCCGTTCACCGGGCGGTGGATGTCCAAGAAACAGGCCGAGGACGCAGTCGGTAACGTGACCGAACTGGCCGATGCCGATGACGACGTGCGGATGAAGCAGCGGGTCATACCCTATGTGGAGGACACCCGTAACGTCGCGGTGCTTCGGCTCACCGACCGGCTGCCGGCCGATGACGCTTTGACCTTGATGTACGCGTTGGAACGCGGAATCGAGGCCGGTTACGAGTTGGAGGACTCCGAGCTGGCCGCCGAGCTTCCAGCGGGCGACAATCTTTCGACCGGCTTTCTGTTGTTTGTGGAGTCGGCGGAGGGTGGTGCCGGAGTACTGCGACGCTTGCAGGCCGAGCGAGGTGCCCTGGCGTACGCCGCGGCCGAAGCCCTGCGGATCTGCCACTTTGACGCCGCCACGGGTGCAGATCTGAATCCCGACTGTGCCCGGGGCTGCTACGACTGTCTGCTGGCGTACTCCAATCAGCACAACCACGATCGGATCGACCGGCATAAGGTCGTCGACCTTCTTCGTCGGCTGACGAGTGCGCTGACCACGCAGACCGGGGCCGATGAGACCCGGACCGGGCAGCAGCAGCGGCTCGATGACCTGTCCGATTCCAGTCTGGAACGTGAATGGCTCGACTTCGTGAAATCCGGCGGTTGGCGGCTACCCGACCAGGCCCAGGTACTCGTGCCGGACGCGTCCGCTCGACCCGACTACGTGTACCGCCTGCCGGGAGCTCCGCTGGCGGTGTTCGTCGACGGTCCACACCACGACAGCACCCAAGCAGCGCAACGTGATGCCGAAGCCCAGGATCGGCTCCTCGACGCTGGTTGGGACGTCGTGCGGTTCTCACATCGCGACGATTGGGAGAGCATCCTTGGACGCCATCCTTCATATTTCGGTACCGGGAGTACTGCGAGTGGCTGA
- a CDS encoding DEAD/DEAH box helicase: MTVHAPGSLVTARGRDWVVLADSVADMLVLRPLGGSDDDVAAVFPELETVSPARFAAPTAADLGDATSAGLLRTALRVGFRSAAGPFRSLAGIAVEPRAYQLVPLLMALRQETARLLIADDVGVGKTVEAGLIAAELLASGEAKGLAVLCSPALAEQWRDELRFKFGINAELVLASTVRKLERGLDLGQSLFDRYPHVIVSTDFIKSTRHRDDFVRHCPDLVIVDEAHGCVTTDDKPGKQQQQRYELMQRLSDDRQRHLLLLTATPHSGKTAAFRNLLGLLDPELASVDTDSMVGRRRLAQHFVQRRRADIRKYLDQDTEFPSDRLFKDETFQMSPAYRRLLTEALDYARGRVTDAAGRDRRTERIAWWSAIALLRSLVSSPRAAAQTLSTRSSTAKAATVAEADELGRPVSFDLTEDRLDGVDAAPGAATDDRAQTLKRLSETAQALEGVKHDTKLAVALKQVRGLLKEGYRPIVFCRYIPTAEYVAEHLAQALGKKVHVAAVTGTLSPQQRIQRIEELAALATEDPKAGRVLVATDCLSEGVNLQHHFDAIVHYDLAWNPTRHDQREGRVDRFGQKRDRVKVVTVYGSDNGIDGKVLDVLIKKHRMIRRDLGISVSVPDEASAGVTDAIVEWLLLQEGQAAGEQPMLAGLEQHVTELQNEWQSAGDREKASRSRFAQHAIHTDEVASELAEIRTVLGSAADIGPFVRHALTGLGGLLTEMPGGDVAADLSATPVGLRDALAAVSATDATRVVFRSSPAVPRGEVGLVRTDPGVAAIADFLLNSALDDQLPARERPARRCGVMRTNAVATRTTMLLVRFRFQLRLPSRYGVRELVAEDIRMVAFEGNPSKPVWLPDADAAELLRAEATVNTDPEFAERTAERVLTGLAGTDTQLNSMADRLAEELSASHRRVRSQTGQVRRGLTVTAQKPTDLLGVYVYLPAQTGAA; encoded by the coding sequence ATGACCGTCCATGCCCCGGGCAGCCTGGTGACCGCGCGCGGTCGAGACTGGGTGGTGCTGGCCGATTCGGTCGCCGACATGCTGGTGCTTCGCCCGCTGGGTGGATCCGACGACGATGTCGCGGCGGTGTTTCCAGAGCTGGAAACCGTCTCACCGGCCAGGTTCGCCGCCCCGACCGCCGCTGACTTGGGTGATGCGACCTCGGCGGGCCTGCTGCGCACCGCGCTGCGGGTCGGGTTTCGGTCGGCGGCGGGACCGTTCCGCTCACTGGCCGGGATCGCGGTGGAGCCACGGGCCTACCAGTTGGTTCCGTTGTTGATGGCGCTGCGGCAGGAGACCGCACGATTGCTGATCGCCGACGATGTCGGGGTCGGTAAGACCGTGGAGGCGGGTCTGATCGCGGCGGAGTTGTTGGCCTCGGGCGAGGCAAAAGGCCTGGCGGTACTGTGTTCCCCGGCGTTGGCGGAGCAGTGGCGCGACGAGTTGCGGTTCAAGTTCGGCATCAACGCCGAACTGGTATTGGCCTCCACAGTGCGGAAACTGGAGCGCGGCCTCGATTTGGGACAGTCGTTGTTCGACCGGTACCCGCATGTGATCGTCTCCACGGACTTCATCAAATCAACGCGGCATCGTGACGACTTCGTGCGGCACTGCCCGGATCTGGTGATCGTCGATGAGGCACACGGTTGCGTAACCACCGACGACAAACCCGGCAAGCAGCAGCAACAGCGTTACGAATTGATGCAGCGGCTGTCCGATGACCGGCAGCGACATCTGCTGCTACTGACCGCCACACCCCACAGCGGAAAGACGGCGGCGTTTCGCAACCTGCTGGGCCTGTTGGACCCAGAGCTGGCGTCTGTGGACACCGACTCCATGGTCGGTCGCCGCCGGTTGGCGCAGCACTTCGTGCAGCGGCGCCGCGCCGACATTCGCAAGTACCTCGACCAGGACACCGAATTCCCGTCCGACCGGCTGTTCAAGGACGAGACCTTCCAGATGAGCCCGGCCTATCGTCGGCTCCTCACCGAGGCACTGGATTACGCACGTGGCCGGGTCACTGACGCCGCGGGACGGGACCGGCGCACTGAGCGGATCGCCTGGTGGTCGGCGATCGCATTGTTGCGCTCGCTGGTGTCGTCCCCTCGAGCGGCGGCTCAAACGCTGTCGACCCGGTCGAGCACCGCGAAGGCCGCGACGGTGGCCGAGGCCGATGAATTGGGACGCCCGGTGAGCTTCGACTTGACCGAGGACCGGCTGGACGGTGTGGACGCCGCACCCGGCGCCGCCACCGACGACCGCGCTCAGACCCTGAAAAGGCTGTCCGAGACCGCTCAGGCGCTGGAGGGCGTCAAGCACGACACCAAACTCGCCGTGGCGCTGAAGCAGGTGCGCGGGCTGCTGAAGGAGGGGTACCGGCCCATCGTGTTCTGTCGGTATATCCCCACCGCCGAGTATGTCGCCGAACACCTGGCCCAAGCCCTCGGAAAGAAGGTGCACGTCGCCGCAGTCACCGGAACCTTGTCACCGCAACAGCGGATTCAACGTATCGAGGAACTGGCGGCGCTGGCGACCGAGGACCCGAAGGCCGGCAGAGTGCTGGTCGCCACCGACTGTCTGTCCGAAGGGGTGAACCTGCAGCACCACTTCGACGCGATCGTCCACTATGATCTGGCGTGGAACCCGACCCGGCATGACCAGCGGGAGGGCAGGGTCGACCGGTTCGGTCAGAAGCGCGACCGGGTGAAGGTGGTGACCGTTTACGGTTCCGACAACGGTATCGACGGCAAAGTGCTGGACGTACTCATCAAGAAGCACCGGATGATCCGCCGGGACCTTGGCATCAGCGTCTCGGTACCCGATGAGGCATCCGCCGGGGTCACCGACGCCATCGTGGAGTGGCTGCTGCTGCAGGAGGGTCAGGCAGCCGGTGAACAACCGATGCTGGCCGGCTTGGAGCAGCACGTCACCGAGCTGCAGAACGAATGGCAGTCGGCCGGCGACCGAGAGAAGGCGTCTCGGTCCCGGTTCGCGCAGCACGCCATCCACACCGACGAGGTGGCTTCCGAGCTGGCCGAGATCCGCACGGTATTGGGTTCGGCCGCCGACATCGGTCCGTTCGTCCGTCACGCGTTGACGGGCCTGGGTGGCCTGTTGACCGAGATGCCCGGCGGTGATGTCGCCGCCGACCTCTCCGCGACCCCGGTCGGTCTGCGGGACGCATTGGCGGCGGTGTCGGCCACCGATGCCACGCGGGTGGTGTTCCGGTCAAGCCCGGCAGTCCCGCGAGGCGAGGTCGGATTGGTGCGTACCGATCCCGGGGTTGCGGCCATCGCCGATTTCCTGTTGAACTCGGCGCTGGACGATCAGCTACCCGCCCGGGAACGTCCGGCGAGACGCTGCGGTGTCATGCGCACCAACGCGGTCGCCACCCGCACCACGATGCTGTTGGTGCGGTTCCGATTCCAGCTGAGACTGCCGTCGCGCTACGGCGTGCGGGAGCTGGTCGCCGAGGACATCAGAATGGTGGCATTCGAAGGCAATCCGAGCAAGCCGGTGTGGTTGCCGGATGCCGACGCAGCCGAACTGCTCCGCGCCGAGGCCACCGTCAACACCGACCCCGAGTTCGCCGAGCGCACCGCAGAGCGGGTCCTGACCGGGCTGGCCGGCACCGACACCCAGTTGAACTCGATGGCCGACCGGCTCGCTGAGGAACTGTCGGCCTCACATCGCCGAGTCCGCAGCCAAACCGGTCAAGTCCGGCGCGGACTCACCGTGACCGCCCAAAAACCCACCGATCTGCTCGGCGTGTACGTGTATCTGCCTGCCCAAACCGGAGCCGCCTGA